Proteins encoded in a region of the Halococcus hamelinensis 100A6 genome:
- a CDS encoding YqaA family protein has translation MASLPVLDSIELSREFFVSLGAPGLLAVAFLEFFLLPVPPDLVLVPLTVVRPELGPLYAALATAGSVSAGVIGYTIGRKGGRPVLESRFSGARIERTEAYVEKYGFTVLTFGAFAPIPEGYELLSVAAGVSDLRLRSYLLASILGRGGRYLLEALLVVVVGNAARSLTEVELYTVIGVVSLLAVCGYLLRRRWLPASWLGSR, from the coding sequence ATGGCTAGTCTCCCTGTCCTGGATTCGATCGAGCTCTCACGCGAGTTCTTCGTCTCCCTCGGAGCGCCGGGACTGCTCGCCGTCGCGTTTCTAGAGTTCTTCTTGCTCCCCGTGCCACCCGACCTGGTGCTCGTTCCGCTCACGGTCGTGCGACCGGAACTCGGGCCCCTCTATGCGGCTCTCGCGACTGCAGGGTCGGTGTCGGCAGGAGTCATCGGGTACACTATCGGCCGAAAGGGCGGTCGACCGGTGCTCGAATCCCGGTTCTCGGGGGCGCGTATCGAGCGAACCGAAGCCTACGTCGAGAAGTATGGGTTCACCGTCCTGACCTTCGGCGCGTTCGCCCCCATCCCGGAGGGGTACGAGCTGCTCTCGGTCGCCGCGGGTGTCTCCGACCTCCGACTCCGGTCGTACCTCCTGGCGTCGATCCTCGGGCGGGGCGGACGATACCTCCTCGAAGCGCTCCTCGTCGTCGTGGTCGGGAACGCCGCCCGCTCGCTGACGGAGGTCGAACTCTACACCGTGATCGGTGTCGTGTCGCTGCTGGCGGTCTGTGGCTATCTCCTCCGACGGCGGTGGCTCCCCGCGTCCTGGCTGGGTTCGAGGTGA
- the ddh gene encoding D-2-hydroxyacid dehydrogenase produces the protein MVSQVGIHPSVERLFPPAVLRDALSDVDAEVRVVDTGAALGECDGLVTFEYDAGFLSAGLDWVHSIQSGVDRFPFEELEAHGVRLTNSAGIHGDTVGETVAGYMLQFARGLHHHRTNQTEREWSYPAWDSAFTLRGQTLCVVGLGTLGRGIAMRADALGMDVVGVRRTPTPVDHVDTVYPTTELHEAIGDARFVALAVPLTDRTSGLMARSEFEALRDDAYLINVARGAVVDQSALVAALRSDALAGAALDVFETEPLPAESPLWGMENVVVTPHTAAATHEYYRRIAALVRENVRRLNDEEGLANRVV, from the coding sequence ATGGTCTCACAGGTCGGTATCCATCCCTCGGTCGAGCGGCTCTTCCCACCCGCCGTGCTCCGGGACGCGCTCTCGGACGTCGATGCGGAGGTTCGGGTCGTCGATACCGGGGCCGCGCTCGGGGAGTGTGACGGGCTCGTCACGTTCGAGTACGACGCGGGGTTCCTCTCGGCCGGTCTCGACTGGGTCCACTCGATCCAGTCGGGCGTCGACCGATTCCCGTTCGAGGAACTCGAAGCCCACGGCGTTCGACTCACGAACAGTGCGGGTATCCACGGCGACACCGTGGGGGAGACCGTCGCGGGCTACATGCTGCAGTTCGCCCGTGGGTTGCACCACCACCGGACGAACCAGACCGAACGGGAGTGGTCGTACCCGGCGTGGGACTCGGCGTTCACGCTTCGCGGGCAAACGCTCTGTGTGGTCGGGCTCGGAACCCTCGGACGCGGGATAGCGATGCGGGCGGACGCCCTCGGGATGGACGTCGTCGGCGTGAGACGAACGCCGACGCCCGTCGACCACGTCGACACCGTCTATCCGACGACGGAGCTCCACGAGGCGATCGGTGACGCACGGTTCGTCGCGCTCGCGGTGCCGCTCACCGACCGGACGAGCGGTCTGATGGCCCGCTCGGAGTTCGAAGCGCTCCGCGACGACGCCTACCTGATCAACGTCGCTCGCGGTGCGGTCGTCGACCAGTCGGCGCTCGTCGCCGCGTTGCGCTCGGACGCGCTCGCCGGGGCAGCCCTCGACGTCTTCGAGACGGAACCGCTCCCGGCGGAGTCGCCGCTCTGGGGGATGGAGAACGTGGTCGTCACCCCGCACACCGCGGCGGCGACCCACGAGTACTACCGGCGGATAGCGGCGCTCGTCCGGGAGAACGTTCGCCGCCTGAACGACGAGGAAGGTCTCGCAAATCGGGTCGTCTAG